A region of Acidisarcina sp. DNA encodes the following proteins:
- the fliE gene encoding flagellar hook-basal body complex protein FliE, protein MQSGILQTIQSSVMQAGSSAAASTVSPLTPGASGEAPPFGKLLRDAISNVQQLESSAAQTTQALMRGDGVDIHAAMIATQKADLAFDLALAVRNKAVTAYQQVMGMQF, encoded by the coding sequence ATGCAGAGTGGAATTCTTCAGACGATTCAGTCGAGTGTGATGCAGGCGGGTTCGTCGGCAGCGGCGTCCACCGTCTCTCCGTTGACGCCCGGTGCCTCGGGCGAGGCGCCTCCGTTTGGCAAGCTGTTGCGGGATGCCATCAGCAACGTGCAGCAGCTGGAGAGTAGCGCGGCACAGACGACGCAGGCGCTGATGCGCGGCGATGGCGTGGATATTCATGCCGCGATGATTGCCACGCAGAAGGCCGATCTGGCATTTGATCTTGCCCTCGCAGTTCGCAATAAGGCCGTGACCGCCTACCAGCAGGTCATGGGAATGCAGTTCTGA
- the flgC gene encoding flagellar basal body rod protein FlgC → MNLFGLMEVSGSAMKAERIRAEVVASNMANADTTRTADGGPYRRQHVVFAAAQPASFANELSGQSLTPGLSPMPSISMPTLSMSSNPMSVPMLSIAPSASQSVPGGVDVSAVISDPVATQRRFDPQHPDADKDGYVAYPDINPLTEMVDLMGATRAYGLNSSAVQATKGMITASLEILK, encoded by the coding sequence ATGAATTTGTTTGGATTGATGGAAGTGAGTGGCTCGGCGATGAAGGCCGAGCGCATCCGCGCCGAGGTGGTTGCCTCCAATATGGCCAATGCCGACACGACGCGTACCGCGGATGGCGGCCCTTACCGGCGCCAGCATGTGGTGTTTGCCGCCGCGCAACCGGCCAGCTTTGCCAATGAATTGAGCGGACAGAGTCTGACGCCGGGCTTGAGCCCCATGCCGTCTATTTCCATGCCAACGCTTTCGATGTCGTCGAATCCCATGTCGGTTCCGATGCTGTCGATTGCGCCCAGTGCGAGCCAGAGCGTTCCGGGCGGAGTCGATGTATCCGCCGTCATCTCCGATCCGGTAGCCACGCAGCGGCGGTTCGATCCCCAGCACCCGGATGCGGACAAGGATGGATACGTGGCGTATCCCGATATCAACCCATTGACCGAGATGGTAGATCTGATGGGCGCGACGCGGGCCTACGGATTGAACAGTTCGGCGGTGCAGGCGACCAAGGGGATGATTACCGCCTCGCTAGAGATTCTGAAGTAG
- the flgB gene encoding flagellar basal body rod protein FlgB: MQITTPLSDQLGKYLDLSSLQLKLTAENMANVDTPRYRAKGIDFASEMQRSMSEALAAREGGSTAASEPVVRNVDGLLERPDGNNISMDREGLNMAEAQLRFRTGVELLRREFTRVQSAIQSDK; the protein is encoded by the coding sequence ATGCAGATCACAACTCCGCTTAGCGACCAACTCGGAAAGTACCTGGACCTCTCCAGCCTGCAACTGAAGCTGACAGCGGAAAACATGGCGAATGTGGATACTCCCCGCTACCGCGCCAAGGGGATCGACTTTGCGTCGGAGATGCAGCGCTCGATGTCGGAGGCACTCGCCGCCCGCGAGGGTGGAAGCACGGCAGCCAGCGAGCCTGTGGTGCGAAACGTGGATGGACTGCTCGAGCGTCCCGATGGCAACAACATCTCGATGGATCGCGAAGGCCTGAATATGGCGGAGGCGCAGTTGCGCTTTCGTACGGGGGTAGAGCTGCTGCGGCGGGAGTTCACGCGGGTGCAGAGCGCGATCCAGTCCGACAAGTAG
- a CDS encoding sigma-54 dependent transcriptional regulator, which produces MTILSTKPAVRTAVLASSDVSFRRRVSETLTGLRWQVREAGGGAEALAELDANPTEALILDSWLPDLEMEEFVAEFRRHHPEVDLVTVNGEEGEDGTTRSPRRHELLYAIRRGQDADGAIWNSAPVIEPLETRRTPPQPVGRAVSVVWSGSLPTGETVAPARSNSGSQRLPELVGSHPGMLEVGRRVRLVAPRRTPVLIEGPTGTGKELVARAVHRMSDRANRPFVALNCAAIPEALLEAELFGHTRGAFTGAVQGRTGRIEAAHGGTLFLDEIGEMPLVLQSKLLRFVECGELQRVGENEPVRVDVRVVAATHQPLARLAEKGEFRSDLYYRLAVFVVRTPALRDHLEDLPLLVEHFLARLALDAPAKRLGAATLEKLLAHRWPGNVRELEHVLECATILAEERPEILPEDIEFGLAPEAAGQA; this is translated from the coding sequence ATGACCATACTCTCGACAAAACCTGCCGTTCGCACCGCCGTTCTCGCCAGCTCCGATGTTTCTTTCCGGCGTCGCGTCAGCGAGACTCTGACCGGGCTGCGCTGGCAGGTTCGCGAGGCAGGCGGAGGCGCGGAAGCGCTCGCCGAACTGGATGCGAATCCCACTGAGGCTCTGATTCTGGACTCCTGGCTTCCTGACCTGGAGATGGAGGAGTTTGTCGCCGAGTTTCGCCGTCACCATCCGGAAGTCGATCTGGTCACGGTGAATGGGGAAGAGGGCGAGGACGGAACCACGCGCAGCCCGCGGCGTCATGAACTTCTGTATGCCATCCGCCGGGGTCAGGATGCGGATGGAGCCATCTGGAACAGTGCGCCCGTGATCGAGCCTCTGGAGACACGCCGCACGCCCCCGCAGCCGGTAGGCCGGGCAGTTTCCGTGGTATGGAGCGGCTCCCTGCCAACCGGGGAGACGGTTGCTCCGGCCCGGAGCAACAGCGGTAGCCAGCGGTTGCCGGAGCTGGTGGGAAGTCACCCCGGCATGCTCGAAGTAGGCCGGCGGGTTCGTCTGGTTGCGCCGCGCCGCACGCCGGTGCTGATTGAGGGGCCGACAGGTACAGGCAAGGAGCTGGTGGCTCGCGCGGTGCACCGCATGAGCGATCGGGCGAACCGCCCGTTTGTCGCTTTGAACTGCGCTGCTATCCCCGAAGCCCTGTTGGAGGCTGAGCTCTTTGGCCACACGCGCGGCGCTTTTACCGGAGCCGTACAGGGGCGCACCGGCAGGATTGAGGCGGCTCATGGAGGCACGCTGTTTCTGGACGAGATCGGAGAGATGCCGCTGGTGTTGCAGTCCAAGCTGCTTCGCTTTGTGGAGTGCGGCGAGTTGCAGCGGGTAGGCGAGAACGAGCCGGTGCGGGTGGACGTGCGGGTGGTGGCGGCAACCCATCAGCCGTTGGCAAGGCTGGCGGAGAAGGGCGAGTTCCGCTCCGACCTCTATTATCGCCTCGCGGTCTTCGTGGTGCGCACGCCGGCGCTGCGGGATCACCTGGAAGATCTGCCGCTGCTGGTGGAGCACTTTCTGGCAAGGCTGGCGCTGGATGCTCCGGCCAAACGCCTGGGTGCGGCGACGCTCGAGAAGCTGCTGGCGCATCGCTGGCCGGGCAACGTGCGCGAGCTGGAACACGTGCTGGAGTGCGCCACCATCCTCGCCGAGGAGCGCCCGGAGATTCTGCCGGAGGACATCGAATTCGGACTCGCGCCGGAGGCGGCAGGACAAGCATAA
- a CDS encoding response regulator transcription factor has protein sequence MMRLLIAEDDKALGLFLSRGLEAEGHEVRRVGDGQAAIDAFLEDLPDLTILDLNLPRRDGEEVLQSIRAQNAELPILILTGRPEIETRIRCLDLGADDFMLKPFSLQELRARCRALLRRRREVRLTLRCGELELNRMDRVVTLHQEAILLTNKEFALLEYLLLHRGRCVTRTALLEEVWKMDPAVGTNVVDVYINYLRKKLGDALHGSLIQTVRGQGYCIAADTPAGRQADRPVTPHLQQASTARVAELAMAATGA, from the coding sequence ATGATGCGTCTGTTGATTGCTGAGGATGATAAGGCATTGGGGCTCTTCCTGAGCCGTGGGCTGGAGGCGGAAGGACATGAAGTCCGGCGGGTGGGGGATGGGCAGGCGGCCATCGATGCTTTCCTGGAAGACTTGCCGGATCTGACCATCCTTGATCTCAATCTTCCGCGCAGGGATGGAGAAGAGGTTCTGCAGAGTATCCGTGCTCAGAATGCGGAGCTTCCGATTCTGATCCTGACCGGACGGCCGGAGATCGAGACGAGAATTCGCTGCCTTGACCTTGGCGCTGACGACTTCATGCTGAAGCCATTCTCGCTGCAGGAGTTGCGTGCCCGGTGCCGGGCTCTGTTGCGCCGGCGTCGCGAGGTGCGGCTGACGCTGCGCTGCGGAGAGCTGGAGCTGAACCGTATGGATCGCGTGGTCACGCTGCACCAGGAGGCGATTCTCCTGACCAACAAAGAGTTTGCCTTGCTGGAGTACCTGTTGCTGCATCGCGGCCGCTGCGTTACTCGAACCGCGCTCCTCGAAGAGGTATGGAAGATGGATCCCGCAGTGGGCACAAACGTCGTTGACGTCTACATCAACTACCTGCGGAAGAAGCTGGGGGATGCTCTGCACGGTTCTCTTATCCAGACGGTCCGGGGGCAAGGGTACTGCATCGCGGCAGATACGCCAGCGGGCCGGCAGGCAGATCGACCCGTGACTCCACATCTGCAGCAGGCTTCCACGGCGCGGGTGGCTGAGTTAGCCATGGCAGCGACCGGAGCGTGA
- the lexA gene encoding transcriptional repressor LexA: MAVTRRQKEVLDFISGFVQRNGYSPSFEEIARALQLKSLATVHKHITNLQNKGLLQRSHNRSRSIDVLPPRSKSRGADRLPLMGRIAAGLPVEAIENAETISVGDIIGNRDVFALEVRGDSMRDEHIVDGDFVLVEKTATARQGEIVVALVRDSEATLKRYYVEGNVVRLQPSNAEMEPIYVPISQVAIQGRVLGMLRKY, from the coding sequence ATGGCTGTCACCAGAAGACAAAAAGAAGTGCTCGATTTCATCTCCGGATTTGTGCAGCGCAATGGTTACTCTCCCTCGTTTGAGGAGATTGCCCGCGCCTTGCAATTGAAGTCCCTGGCCACGGTTCACAAACACATCACCAACCTGCAGAACAAGGGATTGCTGCAGCGCTCGCATAACCGCAGCCGCTCGATCGATGTGCTGCCGCCGCGAAGCAAATCCCGGGGAGCGGATCGACTGCCGTTGATGGGCCGCATCGCCGCCGGCCTGCCGGTGGAAGCAATCGAGAATGCCGAAACCATCTCCGTGGGGGATATCATCGGCAACCGTGACGTGTTTGCGCTGGAGGTCCGCGGCGACTCGATGCGCGACGAACACATCGTAGACGGCGACTTCGTTCTGGTAGAAAAGACAGCGACTGCTCGACAGGGGGAGATCGTTGTCGCTCTCGTCCGCGACTCCGAGGCGACGCTCAAGCGCTACTATGTGGAGGGCAACGTGGTACGCCTGCAACCTTCGAACGCCGAGATGGAGCCTATCTACGTCCCCATCTCCCAGGTCGCCATTCAGGGACGGGTCCTCGGCATGCTCCGCAAGTATTAA
- the trxA gene encoding thioredoxin: protein MAGQGIFEVSDATFDQEVLKSDQPVLVDFWAAWCGPCRALAPTVDAIASEYSGKLKVMKMDVDKNPATPGRYGVRGIPALILFKGGQVADQIVGFVPKDTIDKSLSRVLA from the coding sequence ATGGCGGGTCAGGGGATTTTTGAAGTAAGCGATGCAACATTTGATCAGGAGGTCCTGAAATCGGATCAGCCGGTTCTGGTTGATTTCTGGGCAGCCTGGTGTGGTCCTTGCCGCGCGTTGGCACCGACGGTGGATGCGATTGCATCCGAGTACAGCGGAAAGCTGAAAGTCATGAAGATGGACGTGGATAAGAATCCAGCTACACCGGGTCGTTATGGTGTCCGCGGAATTCCCGCACTGATTCTCTTCAAGGGTGGACAGGTAGCGGACCAGATCGTTGGTTTCGTACCGAAAGATACGATTGACAAGAGTTTGAGCCGCGTTCTGGCGTAA
- the thrB gene encoding homoserine kinase, with product MNPVVLDPNSPTLKLRLPATSANLGPCFDAAALALSLYLEIAATRASEFSLQASGRNPEICGELRNNLLIQTYRNTLLAEGREPIPLALEMNNGIPLGMGCGSSAAVRLAGVALAAHFGHLGWSGERILAEACDLEGHPDNAAACWLGGFVAATREEKRVYAATLPPPPGWGALLLLPHEPLATTSARAVLPETYSREDVVANLQRATLLTTAFADGRGELLRVAMQDRIHQPYREEICPLLPLLTPLAGRSGILGVALSGAGPAVLLLVEERALPEARALAGETTQGIHGLELLSCQLEVSGVAYL from the coding sequence GTGAATCCTGTCGTTCTGGACCCTAACAGCCCTACCTTAAAGCTGCGGTTGCCGGCCACCTCTGCCAATCTTGGGCCGTGCTTTGATGCTGCGGCCCTGGCGCTCTCGCTCTATCTGGAGATCGCCGCAACGCGCGCCTCGGAGTTCTCATTGCAGGCCTCGGGGCGCAATCCTGAGATCTGCGGAGAGTTGCGGAATAACCTGCTGATCCAGACATATCGCAATACGCTTCTGGCCGAGGGGCGGGAGCCGATTCCGCTGGCCTTGGAGATGAACAACGGCATTCCTCTGGGGATGGGCTGCGGCTCGTCGGCTGCGGTTCGGCTGGCGGGGGTTGCCCTGGCCGCGCATTTTGGCCACCTTGGCTGGAGCGGGGAACGGATTCTTGCCGAGGCCTGCGATCTGGAGGGACATCCCGACAACGCCGCAGCTTGCTGGCTGGGCGGATTTGTGGCCGCGACCCGCGAGGAGAAGCGGGTGTATGCGGCTACGCTGCCGCCTCCGCCAGGCTGGGGAGCGCTGCTTCTGCTGCCGCATGAGCCACTTGCGACTACCTCGGCGCGAGCTGTGCTGCCAGAAACCTATTCGCGCGAAGACGTAGTCGCCAATCTGCAGCGCGCAACGCTGCTCACCACGGCATTTGCCGATGGAAGAGGAGAGTTGCTGCGCGTTGCCATGCAGGATCGGATTCATCAGCCTTACCGTGAGGAGATCTGCCCTTTGCTGCCTCTGCTGACGCCACTGGCGGGGCGTTCGGGGATTCTCGGTGTAGCCCTCAGCGGCGCCGGACCTGCCGTTCTTCTGCTGGTGGAGGAGCGGGCTTTGCCCGAGGCCAGGGCGTTGGCGGGCGAGACGACCCAGGGCATCCATGGCTTGGAACTGCTTTCCTGTCAACTTGAAGTGAGTGGTGTCGCCTATCTGTGA
- the thrC gene encoding threonine synthase, translating to MIESLYQLRCIGCASIVARDQMPSNFRCPQCGELYEVEYPGWSQGASTVQPKSWTPNASALRWLWKERRHSTEPLDQSGVWRFREVLPILQDSATAVTLREGNTPLYPMPRCGKSAGVERLLAKHQGMNPTGSFKDTGMTTALSIARERGYKWVACASTGNTSAAMAAYAARAGMNCLVLIPEGKIAWGKLSQAMDYGALTCQLRTDFDGCVKVLAEVVQRAPVYLLNSVNPYRLEGQKTPAFEIAEELGWDVPDHLIVPGGNLANCSALGKGFLEMRQLGLTTRIPRISVIQAQGANPLYLSMEQNGGNSLQPVEAKTRATAIRIGNPASWRKAVRILRETGGSCEQVSEAEIALAKAEIGREGIGCEPASAVTLAGLKKLVRQGKVDSSESVVLLLTGHTLKDSDYTIDFHRRTLLKPEETAGLEPELARFERGTLTLDPSADAVLSTLEEWMGK from the coding sequence ATGATTGAAAGTCTCTATCAACTGCGTTGCATTGGTTGCGCCAGCATTGTTGCCCGTGACCAGATGCCAAGTAATTTCCGCTGCCCCCAATGTGGGGAGCTGTACGAGGTGGAGTATCCGGGATGGAGCCAGGGCGCAAGCACTGTCCAGCCCAAGTCCTGGACGCCGAACGCAAGCGCCTTGCGCTGGCTATGGAAGGAGCGGCGCCACTCGACCGAGCCGCTGGACCAGAGCGGCGTGTGGCGCTTTCGCGAAGTCCTGCCGATCCTTCAGGATTCCGCCACAGCCGTGACGCTGCGGGAAGGCAACACTCCGCTTTACCCCATGCCGCGCTGCGGAAAGAGTGCGGGAGTGGAGCGCCTGCTAGCAAAGCATCAGGGCATGAATCCGACAGGGTCCTTTAAGGACACGGGAATGACGACGGCCCTCTCGATAGCCCGCGAGCGCGGCTATAAGTGGGTAGCCTGCGCCTCTACCGGGAACACCTCGGCTGCCATGGCTGCCTATGCCGCGCGCGCCGGGATGAACTGCCTGGTACTGATTCCCGAAGGGAAGATTGCCTGGGGCAAGCTGTCGCAGGCAATGGATTACGGCGCGCTCACCTGCCAGCTACGCACGGATTTCGACGGATGCGTCAAGGTGTTGGCCGAGGTGGTCCAGCGGGCGCCGGTATATCTGTTGAACTCGGTGAATCCCTATCGGCTTGAGGGCCAGAAGACTCCCGCATTTGAGATCGCCGAGGAGCTGGGTTGGGATGTTCCGGATCATCTGATCGTTCCCGGCGGCAACCTGGCCAACTGCTCGGCGCTGGGCAAGGGATTTCTGGAAATGCGCCAGCTTGGATTGACGACCCGGATTCCGCGGATCTCTGTAATCCAGGCACAGGGCGCCAATCCTCTCTACCTCAGCATGGAGCAGAACGGCGGAAACAGCCTGCAGCCGGTGGAAGCGAAGACCCGGGCAACCGCAATCCGGATCGGGAATCCCGCTTCGTGGCGGAAGGCGGTTCGCATTCTGCGGGAGACGGGCGGATCCTGCGAGCAGGTGAGCGAGGCGGAGATCGCGCTGGCCAAGGCCGAGATCGGCCGTGAAGGTATCGGCTGCGAGCCCGCATCCGCAGTGACCCTTGCGGGCCTCAAAAAACTGGTTCGCCAGGGCAAGGTCGACTCGTCGGAGAGCGTCGTGCTGCTGCTGACGGGGCACACGCTGAAGGATTCCGATTACACCATCGACTTCCATCGCCGCACGCTGCTGAAGCCGGAGGAGACGGCGGGACTGGAGCCGGAGCTTGCCAGGTTTGAGCGCGGTACGCTGACGCTCGATCCGTCGGCGGACGCCGTTCTTAGCACGCTGGAAGAGTGGATGGGCAAGTGA
- the modA gene encoding molybdate ABC transporter substrate-binding protein, whose translation MPLPPPVVFEESRHAAMLVITAAENLPGNKRMKGAAAAVTWKALKRIAILLALSLATGLHAQQPLRIAAAADLQPVLPAVIAAYQQSTGAHLEASYQSSSTLAAQIENGAPFDLFLSADLALPRKLIADGLADSEAPVPYAQGTLVLWTRKDSRFPHPSLDTLRDPQLKRLAIANPQHAPYGRAAMASLASLHLAETLQPKLVTAENISQAAQFADSGNADAGLLSLTSALTGRLRSSGSYFEMPASSYPPIVQGAIVVRRSSQRDAAHRFLKYLLSPAVGNQLAARGLKPVR comes from the coding sequence TTGCCTCTGCCGCCCCCTGTCGTCTTCGAAGAAAGCCGTCATGCGGCTATGCTGGTAATCACCGCCGCAGAGAACCTGCCAGGGAATAAGCGGATGAAAGGAGCGGCCGCCGCAGTGACGTGGAAAGCTCTGAAGAGGATCGCGATCCTACTGGCCCTGTCATTGGCCACCGGGCTCCATGCCCAGCAGCCACTGCGGATTGCCGCCGCTGCCGATCTGCAGCCGGTGCTGCCTGCAGTGATCGCGGCGTACCAGCAGAGCACCGGAGCCCATCTTGAAGCGTCGTACCAGTCCTCCTCCACCCTGGCCGCCCAGATTGAGAACGGAGCGCCCTTCGATCTCTTTCTCTCCGCCGACCTTGCCCTTCCCCGCAAGCTCATCGCGGACGGACTGGCGGACTCCGAAGCCCCAGTGCCCTACGCCCAGGGCACTCTTGTCCTCTGGACCCGAAAAGACTCCCGCTTCCCTCATCCGTCTCTGGATACCCTCCGGGATCCTCAGTTGAAGAGGCTGGCCATCGCCAATCCGCAACACGCTCCCTATGGAAGAGCCGCCATGGCCTCGCTCGCCAGCCTCCACCTTGCCGAAACCCTCCAACCCAAACTGGTAACCGCGGAAAATATCTCTCAGGCGGCACAGTTCGCGGACTCGGGAAACGCCGACGCCGGCCTGCTCTCGCTCACCTCCGCGCTCACCGGCCGCCTGCGAAGCTCGGGCAGCTATTTTGAGATGCCGGCAAGCTCCTATCCTCCCATCGTGCAAGGCGCCATCGTGGTTCGGCGGTCCAGCCAGCGCGATGCAGCCCATCGCTTTCTCAAGTACCTGCTCTCGCCTGCCGTTGGCAACCAACTGGCAGCCCGGGGGCTGAAGCCGGTGAGATAG